In Brevundimonas subvibrioides, a genomic segment contains:
- the motA gene encoding flagellar motor stator protein MotA: MFQIIGILMLFGMVFGSYALAGGKFDVIIHAAPHELMAIGGSAVAAFLISNSVGVLKSAMGGLGKAFAGPKWKKQDYKDLLSLLFALTKTMKSKGVIALESHIEKPGESTIFQKYPKVLKDHFATDFICDTLRMMTMNLEDPHQIEDAMEKQLEKHHHEAAAAPHALQAMADALPALGIVAAVLGVIKTMGSITEPPEILGGMIGGALVGTFMGVFLAYGLVGPLAARLQAIVDEECAFYKIIQSVLVAHLHGNAAQISVEIGRGDIPSSAQPSFAEMEESLSAAPTEA, encoded by the coding sequence ATGTTTCAGATCATCGGCATCCTCATGCTGTTCGGCATGGTGTTCGGCAGCTACGCCCTCGCGGGCGGCAAGTTCGACGTGATCATCCATGCGGCGCCGCACGAACTGATGGCGATCGGCGGCTCGGCCGTCGCGGCCTTCCTGATCTCGAATTCCGTCGGTGTGCTGAAGTCAGCCATGGGCGGTCTCGGCAAGGCCTTCGCGGGGCCCAAATGGAAGAAGCAGGATTACAAGGACCTGCTGTCCCTGCTGTTCGCCCTGACCAAGACGATGAAATCCAAGGGCGTCATCGCCCTGGAAAGCCATATCGAAAAGCCGGGCGAGAGCACCATCTTCCAGAAATACCCCAAGGTGCTGAAGGACCATTTCGCCACCGATTTCATCTGCGACACCCTGCGGATGATGACGATGAACCTGGAGGATCCTCACCAGATCGAGGACGCCATGGAAAAGCAGCTGGAGAAGCACCACCACGAGGCCGCCGCCGCTCCCCATGCCCTGCAGGCCATGGCCGACGCCCTTCCGGCCCTCGGCATCGTGGCCGCCGTGCTCGGCGTCATCAAGACCATGGGCTCGATCACCGAGCCGCCCGAGATTCTGGGCGGCATGATCGGCGGCGCCCTGGTCGGCACCTTCATGGGCGTGTTCCTGGCCTATGGCCTCGTCGGACCTCTGGCGGCACGGCTGCAGGCGATCGTCGACGAGGAATGCGCCTTCTACAAGATCATCCAGTCCGTCCTGGTCGCCCACCTGCACGGCAATGCGGCCCAGATCTCGGTCGAGATCGGTCGCGGCGACATCCCGTCCAGCGCCCAGCCCTCCTTCGCGGAAATGGAAGAGTCCCTGTCGGCCGCCCCGACCGAGGCCTGA
- a CDS encoding long-chain-acyl-CoA synthetase translates to MGLAANIRRDLTFAAGLRRLLQRIKPIALDSDVLICDDFEEAVDRFGDNIALEDETRTLTYRELDAMANRYGHWARNRGLRRSDVVGLVMSNRAEYIAAWMGFAKVGVATALINTNLTGQALAHCLNIAGVAQVVADEETWRRCEEARPFVTRTMMLWVLGLQDADEVSERRGLDNPVRSGSSVRPQKSVRDGLTNRDTALYIYTSGTTGMPKAARIHHARARTYMRAFAGATAATAEDRVFNVLPLYHSTGGLVGIGPALLNGGRLILRRRFSASSFWKDVNATGATLFVYIGELCRYLVNCPEQEGERGHKLRLAFGNGLRPDVWTDFQSRFAIPKILEFYGSTEGNVSLFNFDGKAGAIGRVPRFLKKQINIRLVAFDIDTEEPVRLPSGSCQEARVGEIGEAIGAIGDDVRHDFSGYADKAASEKKILTDVFTRGDRWFRTGDLMRQDAEGYFYFVDRIGDTFRWKGENVSTAEVEQRLTDAPGVKEVIAYGVPVPGAEGKAGMVTVIPEGKFVARDFGAYVAEQLPPYAQPVFVRIAKSLETTGTFKYRKVDLVADGFDPALPGQVYVRGGKSGYQKLTAEGYEAIQSGATRL, encoded by the coding sequence ATGGGGCTAGCGGCAAATATCCGACGCGACCTGACGTTCGCGGCCGGTCTGCGTCGGCTGCTTCAACGCATCAAGCCCATCGCCCTCGATAGCGACGTCCTGATCTGCGACGACTTCGAGGAGGCCGTCGACAGGTTCGGCGACAATATCGCCCTGGAGGACGAAACCCGCACGCTGACCTATCGCGAGCTGGACGCCATGGCGAACCGCTATGGCCACTGGGCCCGAAACCGGGGTCTGCGCCGGTCCGACGTCGTCGGCCTGGTGATGTCGAACCGGGCGGAATACATCGCCGCCTGGATGGGCTTCGCCAAGGTCGGCGTGGCCACGGCCCTGATCAACACCAACCTGACCGGCCAGGCCTTGGCCCACTGCCTGAACATCGCCGGCGTCGCCCAGGTGGTGGCCGACGAGGAGACCTGGCGGCGCTGCGAGGAGGCCCGCCCCTTCGTCACCCGCACCATGATGCTGTGGGTTCTGGGCCTGCAGGACGCCGACGAGGTGTCCGAACGGCGCGGCCTGGACAATCCGGTCCGCAGCGGCTCGTCGGTGCGGCCCCAGAAGTCGGTTCGCGACGGCCTGACCAACCGTGACACGGCCCTGTACATCTACACCTCCGGCACCACCGGCATGCCGAAGGCCGCGCGCATCCATCACGCGCGGGCCCGCACCTATATGCGCGCCTTCGCCGGCGCGACCGCCGCGACGGCCGAGGACCGGGTCTTCAACGTCCTGCCTCTCTACCACTCGACCGGCGGGCTGGTGGGCATCGGCCCGGCCCTCCTGAATGGCGGGAGACTGATCCTGCGGCGCCGGTTCTCGGCCTCCAGCTTCTGGAAGGACGTCAACGCCACGGGCGCGACCCTGTTCGTCTACATCGGCGAGCTGTGCCGGTATCTGGTGAACTGCCCCGAGCAGGAAGGCGAACGCGGGCACAAGCTGCGCCTCGCCTTCGGTAACGGCCTGCGCCCCGACGTCTGGACCGATTTCCAGTCGCGTTTTGCGATTCCAAAGATTCTGGAGTTCTACGGCTCCACCGAGGGCAACGTCTCGCTGTTCAACTTCGACGGCAAGGCGGGTGCCATCGGTCGCGTGCCCCGGTTCCTGAAGAAACAGATCAACATCCGGCTGGTGGCCTTCGACATCGATACCGAAGAACCGGTGCGTCTGCCGAGCGGCTCCTGCCAGGAAGCCCGCGTGGGCGAGATCGGCGAGGCAATCGGCGCGATCGGGGACGACGTGCGCCACGACTTTTCCGGCTATGCTGACAAGGCCGCTTCGGAAAAGAAGATCCTGACCGACGTCTTCACGCGCGGCGACCGCTGGTTCCGGACCGGCGACCTGATGCGCCAGGATGCCGAGGGCTATTTCTATTTCGTGGACCGGATCGGCGACACCTTCCGCTGGAAGGGCGAGAACGTCTCCACCGCCGAGGTCGAACAGCGCCTGACCGACGCGCCCGGCGTCAAGGAAGTCATCGCCTATGGCGTTCCCGTGCCGGGGGCCGAAGGCAAGGCCGGCATGGTCACCGTGATCCCCGAGGGCAAGTTCGTGGCCAGGGACTTCGGGGCCTATGTCGCCGAGCAATTGCCGCCCTATGCCCAGCCCGTGTTCGTACGCATCGCCAAATCTTTGGAGACGACCGGCACCTTCAAGTATCGCAAGGTCGATCTGGTTGCCGACGGCTTCGACCCCGCCCTGCCGGGCCAGGTCTATGTGCGCGGCGGCAAGTCCGGCTACCAGAAGCTGACCGCCGAGGGGTACGAGGCGATACAAAGCGGCGCGACCCGGCTCTAG
- a CDS encoding PQQ-dependent sugar dehydrogenase: MVARSTLAASAAAMALVAGLSACAAPPLLPPGATYGANPSITEPHRNLFTPTVNIAPKVGWPDGVMPTPAPGFRVQAFARGLDHPRWLYRLPNGDILVAESNAPPRPEDKKGGIRGWVMGLVMKRAGAGVESPNRIVLLRDADGDGVAEVKTDFLTNLNSPFGMALIGDRLFVANADAVVAFPYQTGATQITTTPTPIAALPAGRNHHWTKSLVASSDGTKLYVGVGSNSNIGENGMDEEVGRAAIHEIDIATGQSRIYASGLRNPVGLAWQPDSRKLWVAVNERDELGNDLVPDYMTSVTPGAFYGWPWSYYGQHVDSRVRPQDQARVASAIAPDYALGAHTASLGLTFYEGTLFPASFRHGAFVGQHGSWNREPKAGYKVIFVPFTNGVPSGAPMDVLTGFLNDRDEAMGRPVGVQTDRTGALLVADDVGNVIWRVSPSA, translated from the coding sequence ATGGTCGCCCGTTCCACCCTCGCTGCGTCTGCGGCGGCCATGGCCCTCGTGGCCGGGCTGTCGGCCTGCGCAGCCCCGCCCCTGCTGCCCCCCGGCGCGACCTATGGGGCGAACCCCTCGATCACCGAACCGCACCGGAACCTGTTTACCCCCACGGTGAACATCGCGCCCAAGGTCGGCTGGCCTGACGGTGTGATGCCGACCCCGGCCCCGGGGTTCCGCGTCCAGGCGTTCGCCCGCGGCCTGGATCACCCCCGCTGGCTGTATCGCCTGCCCAACGGCGACATCCTGGTGGCCGAATCCAACGCGCCGCCCAGGCCTGAGGACAAGAAGGGCGGCATCCGCGGCTGGGTCATGGGCCTGGTCATGAAGCGCGCGGGCGCGGGCGTGGAAAGCCCGAACCGGATCGTCCTGCTGCGTGACGCGGACGGCGACGGCGTGGCCGAGGTGAAGACCGACTTCCTGACCAACCTGAATTCGCCCTTCGGCATGGCCTTGATCGGCGACCGTCTGTTCGTGGCCAACGCCGATGCCGTCGTCGCCTTTCCCTACCAGACCGGCGCGACGCAGATCACGACCACCCCGACCCCGATCGCCGCCCTGCCGGCCGGTCGGAACCACCACTGGACCAAGAGCCTGGTCGCCTCGTCCGATGGGACGAAGCTGTATGTCGGGGTCGGCTCCAACTCCAACATCGGCGAGAACGGCATGGACGAAGAGGTCGGTCGCGCGGCCATCCACGAGATCGACATCGCCACGGGCCAGTCGCGGATTTACGCGTCCGGCCTGCGCAACCCCGTCGGCCTGGCCTGGCAGCCGGACAGTCGCAAGCTGTGGGTCGCGGTCAACGAGCGGGACGAGCTCGGCAACGATCTGGTGCCCGACTATATGACGTCCGTCACGCCGGGAGCCTTCTATGGCTGGCCCTGGAGCTACTACGGCCAGCACGTCGACAGCCGCGTCCGGCCGCAGGACCAAGCCAGGGTCGCCTCGGCCATCGCACCCGACTACGCCCTGGGGGCCCATACGGCCTCGCTTGGCCTGACCTTCTATGAGGGGACCCTGTTCCCGGCATCCTTCCGCCATGGGGCCTTCGTCGGCCAGCACGGATCGTGGAACCGCGAGCCCAAGGCCGGCTACAAGGTGATCTTCGTGCCCTTCACCAACGGTGTCCCCAGCGGCGCGCCGATGGACGTCCTGACCGGCTTCCTGAATGACAGGGACGAGGCCATGGGACGTCCGGTTGGCGTCCAGACGGACCGGACCGGTGCCCTGCTGGTGGCGGACGATGTCGGCAATGTGATCTGGCGGGTCTCGCCCTCAGCGTAA
- a CDS encoding lipocalin family protein: MSRKSIVLSLAVLAALGLAACATATPADQVKAPQPTRPVDAERLYTGRWLEIARLPMRLTDGCVAGASSYELRSPTTLAVRDTCQSGTPTGKEKAIGADATILDPGTNAKFRARYFAGFVTWEYWILDHDDDYTWFISADPTFDKLWIYTREVPSAETLAQLVARAQALGYDTSRLEFPPTA; the protein is encoded by the coding sequence ATGTCGCGCAAGTCCATTGTTCTCTCGCTGGCCGTTTTGGCCGCCCTCGGCCTGGCCGCCTGCGCGACAGCCACGCCCGCAGATCAGGTGAAGGCCCCCCAGCCGACCCGGCCCGTCGATGCCGAGCGGCTCTACACCGGGCGCTGGCTTGAGATCGCCCGTCTGCCGATGCGCCTCACCGACGGCTGCGTGGCCGGTGCCTCGTCCTATGAGCTGCGCTCGCCGACCACGCTGGCGGTGCGGGACACCTGCCAGTCGGGCACGCCGACCGGCAAGGAAAAGGCCATCGGCGCCGACGCGACCATCCTGGACCCCGGCACCAACGCCAAATTCCGCGCCCGCTACTTCGCCGGCTTCGTGACCTGGGAATACTGGATCCTCGACCACGACGACGACTATACCTGGTTCATCTCGGCCGATCCGACCTTCGACAAGCTCTGGATCTATACCCGCGAGGTGCCCAGTGCCGAGACGCTGGCCCAGCTTGTCGCCCGCGCCCAGGCGCTCGGCTACGATACCAGCCGCCTCGAATTCCCTCCGACCGCCTGA
- a CDS encoding ABC transporter ATP-binding protein, whose translation MPPTSTQLTAAPVIDIKGLTKTYASGLQALKTVDLQIGKGEIFALLGPNGAGKTTLISIVCGIVTPSTGTVTADGHDIQTDYRNARMKIGLVPQELTTDAFETVLATVTFSRGLFGKAPNPAFIEKTLRALSLWDKKDNKIMTLSGGMKRRVMIAKALSHEPDILFLDEPTAGVDVELRRDMWNLVRELRAGGVTIILTTHYIEEAEEMADRVGVILKGELILVEDKSELMKKLGKKTLTLNLQDPLGDIPPALAQWDLTLKAEGNELEYVFDSNAGKTGVPSLLRALSDQGIAFKDLNTRQSSLEDIFVSLVHREPAQDIQTGAAA comes from the coding sequence ATGCCGCCGACCTCCACCCAGCTCACCGCCGCGCCCGTCATCGATATCAAGGGTCTGACCAAGACCTATGCGTCCGGGTTGCAGGCGCTGAAGACCGTGGATTTGCAGATCGGCAAGGGCGAGATCTTTGCCCTGCTGGGTCCGAACGGCGCGGGCAAGACGACGCTGATCTCGATCGTCTGCGGGATCGTCACGCCGTCGACCGGAACGGTGACGGCCGACGGCCACGACATCCAGACCGACTATCGCAATGCGCGGATGAAGATCGGTCTGGTGCCGCAGGAGCTGACGACGGATGCGTTCGAGACGGTGCTGGCGACGGTCACCTTCAGCCGCGGCCTGTTCGGCAAGGCCCCGAACCCGGCCTTCATCGAGAAGACCCTCCGGGCGCTGAGCCTGTGGGACAAGAAGGACAACAAGATCATGACCCTGTCCGGCGGCATGAAGCGCCGGGTCATGATCGCAAAGGCCCTGTCGCACGAGCCCGACATCCTGTTCCTCGACGAGCCGACGGCGGGCGTGGATGTCGAGCTGCGCCGCGACATGTGGAATCTGGTGCGCGAGCTGCGCGCAGGCGGCGTCACCATCATCCTGACCACCCACTATATCGAGGAGGCCGAGGAGATGGCCGATCGGGTGGGCGTGATCCTGAAGGGCGAGCTGATCCTGGTCGAGGACAAGTCCGAGCTGATGAAGAAGCTGGGAAAGAAGACCCTGACCCTGAACCTGCAGGACCCGCTGGGTGACATTCCGCCCGCGCTGGCGCAGTGGGACCTGACCCTGAAGGCCGAAGGCAACGAGCTGGAATACGTCTTCGATTCCAATGCCGGGAAGACCGGCGTGCCGTCGCTGCTGCGGGCGCTTTCCGATCAGGGCATCGCCTTCAAGGACCTGAACACCCGCCAGAGCTCGCTGGAGGACATTTTCGTCAGCCTGGTCCATCGCGAACCGGCGCAGGACATCCAGACGGGAGCCGCCGCATGA
- a CDS encoding ABC transporter permease: MTFNGYGVWAIYRFEMARALRTVWQSIVTPVITTALYFVVFGSAIGSRMTQIDGVPYGAFIVPGLIMLSLFTQSIFNASFGIYFPKFTGTIYEILSAPVSSLEIVIAYVGAAATKSAVLGLIILATAAFFVPLQILHPVWMLTFLILTATTFSLFGFIIGIWANGFEQLQMIPMLVVTPLTFLGGSFYSIDMLPPAWRTVTLFNPVVYLISGFRWSFYGSGDVGIVWSVLATLGFLIVCLGIVFWMFRTGYRLKS, translated from the coding sequence ATGACGTTCAACGGATACGGCGTTTGGGCGATCTATCGCTTCGAGATGGCGCGGGCGCTGCGCACCGTCTGGCAGTCGATCGTGACCCCGGTCATCACGACGGCCCTCTATTTCGTCGTGTTCGGCTCGGCCATCGGGTCGCGCATGACCCAGATCGACGGCGTGCCCTACGGGGCCTTCATCGTGCCGGGCCTGATCATGCTGAGCCTGTTCACCCAGTCGATCTTCAATGCCAGCTTCGGCATCTATTTCCCGAAGTTCACCGGGACGATTTACGAGATCCTGTCGGCTCCCGTGTCGTCGCTGGAGATCGTGATCGCCTATGTCGGGGCGGCGGCGACCAAGTCGGCCGTGCTGGGTCTGATCATTCTGGCAACGGCCGCCTTCTTCGTGCCGCTGCAGATCCTGCATCCGGTCTGGATGCTGACGTTCCTGATCCTGACGGCGACGACCTTCAGCCTGTTCGGCTTCATCATCGGCATCTGGGCCAACGGCTTCGAGCAGTTGCAGATGATCCCGATGCTGGTGGTGACGCCGCTGACCTTTCTGGGCGGGTCCTTCTATTCGATCGACATGCTGCCGCCGGCGTGGCGCACGGTCACCCTGTTCAACCCGGTGGTCTATCTGATCAGCGGCTTTCGCTGGAGCTTCTACGGCTCGGGAGACGTTGGCATCGTGTGGAGCGTGCTGGCCACGCTCGGCTTCCTGATCGTCTGTCTCGGCATCGTCTTCTGGATGTTCAGGACCGGCTATCGCCTCAAATCCTGA
- a CDS encoding DUF427 domain-containing protein encodes MTTATWNGQIIAQSDDTVVVENNHYFPRDAVRAEYLTPSTTTSVCPWKGTASYHSLVVDGKENRDAAWFYPTPRSAAAEIEDRIAFWKGVEVR; translated from the coding sequence ATGACCACAGCGACCTGGAACGGCCAGATCATTGCCCAGTCGGACGATACGGTGGTGGTGGAGAACAACCACTACTTTCCGCGCGACGCGGTCAGGGCCGAGTATCTGACGCCCTCCACGACGACCTCGGTCTGCCCGTGGAAGGGCACGGCCTCGTATCATTCGCTGGTCGTCGACGGGAAGGAGAACCGGGACGCCGCCTGGTTCTATCCGACGCCCAGATCTGCCGCCGCCGAAATTGAGGACCGCATCGCCTTCTGGAAAGGCGTCGAGGTTCGCTGA
- the queG gene encoding tRNA epoxyqueuosine(34) reductase QueG, with the protein MPDLRDLLRTQAADLGFSICRFASAAEPWSAGERLAHFVEAGRHGDMGWMETTLERRSHPTSMWPGARTAIVLGMNYGPDEDPLPEMADRSAGYISVYARGDDYHEVIKGRLKTLAGQVAARLKADVKVFVDTAPLMEKPLAQRAGLGWQGKHTNLLSRDHGNWLFLGVILTAAEITPDSEETEHCGTCTACLDACPTNAFPAPFQLDARRCLSYLTIEHAGPWPVEFRPLTGSRIYGCDDCLAVCPWNKFAQGAREARFLAREASITPRLGDLASLDDGAFRALFPKSPIRRIGRDRFVRNVLYAIGNSGDAGLVGVASTLTSDASPLVRGAAVWALSRLLDGPAFAALRDDRQSGETDAEVLAEWAGSEA; encoded by the coding sequence CTCGGCTTCTCGATCTGCCGCTTCGCCTCGGCGGCGGAGCCATGGTCGGCGGGCGAGCGGCTCGCCCATTTCGTCGAGGCCGGCCGGCACGGCGACATGGGCTGGATGGAAACGACCCTCGAACGCCGCTCTCATCCGACGTCGATGTGGCCCGGCGCGCGCACCGCCATCGTGCTGGGCATGAACTATGGTCCCGACGAGGATCCCCTGCCGGAGATGGCGGATCGCAGCGCCGGATACATTTCGGTCTATGCGCGCGGCGACGACTATCACGAGGTCATCAAGGGGCGGCTGAAGACCCTCGCGGGGCAGGTCGCGGCCCGCCTCAAGGCCGACGTCAAGGTCTTCGTCGACACCGCCCCCCTGATGGAAAAGCCCCTGGCCCAGCGCGCAGGCCTGGGATGGCAGGGCAAGCACACCAATCTGCTCAGCCGCGACCACGGCAACTGGTTGTTCCTGGGAGTCATCCTGACGGCCGCGGAGATCACGCCCGACAGCGAGGAAACGGAACACTGCGGCACCTGCACCGCCTGTCTCGACGCCTGCCCGACCAACGCCTTTCCCGCGCCCTTCCAGCTGGATGCCCGGCGATGCCTGTCGTATCTGACCATAGAGCACGCGGGGCCGTGGCCGGTGGAGTTCCGCCCCCTGACCGGCTCGCGCATCTACGGCTGCGACGACTGCCTGGCGGTCTGTCCGTGGAACAAGTTCGCGCAAGGGGCCCGCGAGGCCCGCTTCCTGGCCCGTGAGGCCTCGATCACGCCCCGTCTCGGGGACCTCGCCTCGCTGGACGACGGGGCGTTCCGCGCCCTGTTCCCGAAGAGCCCGATCAGGCGGATCGGTCGCGACCGGTTCGTGCGCAACGTCCTCTATGCCATCGGCAACAGCGGCGACGCGGGCCTGGTCGGCGTGGCCTCGACCCTCACGAGCGATGCCTCGCCGCTCGTCCGGGGGGCTGCGGTCTGGGCCCTGTCGCGTCTGCTGGACGGCCCGGCCTTTGCCGCCTTGCGGGACGACAGGCAGTCAGGGGAAACCGATGCGGAGGTTCTGGCCGAATGGGCCGGGTCCGAAGCATGA